TTAGCCTGCACAAATACTGTAATTTTACCTTTGGAGCCAGAGAATTGCTTgagtcatcgatgatgcgactgttcagttttgAAGCGATCTCACTCagtacagtggagattgctttagttatattgttttgtattattttaagtcgttTAGGACACAGTAACACGCAGTCAAATCTTTGGCTGAACAGATCTagcacttttgacgctcataattTTTCTTGAAAGTCATTgcattaggaggtttgctgaaggtgcagctgacatgTAGCAGggggtttgtatctttaataaactatgacagtttgcgttcattgaaaagtaagaatgatgaataaattaatttgtaacactcccttaaaagtgacgtcttcagttttgggctcaggtgtgctttgcactcacacaacAAGCGTGAACCCAACCGAtccgcactctggcacacctcttccaaccggaacgattcggagcactcacacttgtcaaacaaacagGGAAATGGGAGTCAAATGCACCCGGGTATGGTTCGGACAGCCTAGTGTGAGTATACCTTTAGTCAAAAATGTCAAATTCTGTGCTTCCCTATTAAATATCCACATGtattaaagctgatttatacttctgtgccaagcgcacgcgtatggccCAGCGCAGCCTTCGCCCGGTCACATACCTTTTGCCGTAGCTGATGCCgacacacacctctcaaaaacattttattacatgtgGCAACGTTGTGTAGCacaagctctgattggtcagtttggtagggctgatgagtgtgggcaaaGGTGGGGCCGTGCGAGTGTTGAATCccgtaaaggagctccagatggaaactgttgttttgtgttaaccttataattaaagttgttgcacgtccgtcggttcctgcctctgaataagcgagttttagcagcttgtacattaaagtagtgttcagaaaaaacaaaacacctgtgaagaaactcgacacagagacaCATAAAAtgctcactgccagctagcgcttcgaaagtgttattgcagagcaacacaaacatcaagcagaagtataaacgctacgcgcaaggcaggtgCTGTGGGTCATGcagatcactcgacgcagaagtataaaccagtctTAACAAGGACAGtcataaaatgtttttcatattgtGTATGTGAAATggcatttgacattttaaatgtgaacAGTAGCACTCACTTGGGCTGAGGCGTCCTCACTCTCGATGACGATGATGACGGAGTGGAGGATGAATGCTGATGGTGTCCGTGTGAGGATTGTGGTGTGCTGCTGGGATACTGTGGTGTGGTCATGGCCTGCTGCTGGCCTGGTGTGGTGTAAGAGTAGCTGGGCGTCATCATGGGTGTCGCCATCGGCTGCTGGGGTGTTGCGAACACCTAGAGAATGTGGAAAGATGTTAAAAAAAGGCCAAGTTTTCATTTAGTAGGACAAAAAGTCAAAGAGGTGTCATACATGATAAGCACTGctgctgcctcctcctcctcctgcactGCTGCCGCCGCTGTAGCCATACTGGCTGGAGGCCCACTGAGCAGGTGTTGTGTTGGGGTTCTGGCCCTGTCCTGTAACCGCTGCGATGGCGTTGAACATTTGGGACGTCATGTTTCGTGGAAGAGAGTTCACAGCTCGAGTCAAGTCTGAAAGAAAAGATACAGGTTTGTTTATGAGAACAATTAAAGTTTTAGAAATGCCTTCGATTTTCAGTGGAGACTCAAGTATGTCCGACAAACCTGCAATGTTGATGTTGGCAGGTGTGGCGTTTACTGATGCTGGCGTACGTGTTCTGCTGCTGGCTGGCGTCACACCTTTACAGACACATCAACATCATATTAAAAGAAAGAATAACAATACTAGGCCAGAGCTGAGGTGCCGAGAGAGACTACTGACCTGGGACAGGATCCTGGTAGTGATCTTTGAACCAGCGGAAGAGGCCGTTGACAGTAGGAAATATCTGAGAGCGATACCTAAAGCCATCTGGAGTGATGGTTACATATTCTATCCtgcaaaattaaacaaaagcaaatgttattgaaaaaaatactataaactgTGTGACCTGTGCCTTGCTTTGGTGGGGTAGTGAGTGTTACCTCGGCTTCCCTCTAGGCTGGTAACCCAGCAAAAATTTGCCAGGCAGGTCTCTACATGCTGAGATGTAATAAGGGATGAACGTCGGCTTTTCTTTCTTGGTCCTTACTAGAAGCTCCTCCATTTTCTGAAAAGATACATGAAAGAATAAGTGCATGATCCATCTAATTTGTAATAAATGTGTGCTGTTTTAATATAATGAGGGTATAAATCAAGATTAAATGAACAGATTGTAGTCAATCAGAATAATCACCTTCCTATCGCCGCCACTGCACTCATGGAAGTACTTGTGGCCGAGCAGATCTCGTGCGAATGCAGCCATGGGCTGGACATATCTGGCTGTGATTTCATCCAGATCCTCAAACTCCTGCAGACAATCACAAATACTGTTAGATGTCAAATAAACCATTCATGGTGTTTCTCTGTTATCCACACGTTTCAAAGATTTGagaaagtataaaataaaatgcaccaCAATTCAGTAGACGTGATTTAGTGATTACTTGCAAAGTTTatccaaaacaaagcaaaacttttTCAATAACATGTGATTTTTAAGGTTGTGCACACATTACAGGCTCGTTTAAAACATTCAAGCTGCAAgaaattatcatttataaaatattttataactttaacagggctcaaaattaactgttttacttggtagcactggtgctcccaactttaaatatttaggagcactagaaaaaaacttttttgcacCCAGCAAAAATGAATGAGAACCACTGCAAATTGTATATTAAGAGATTTATTGTATTGGAAAACAACATCAATTAGgactaacaaaaaccagaaacaactatctaactaatgctgtgatgacttatcaatatttgtgcaataattccaaaatgaatgtctaataattataaaatattaatgatgacaataatactaacaatgaattacatttctcattatcCTGCTGCCTTGAATGTGAGTTACGTGTTATAAAACGTCCTACTGttactttatgaaaaataaatgtatggtttgcatcaaacaaaaatgaagcactgcagtaagaaatatttattttgcactattgtttttatgtgcctgtcaatttaataaataatatttctgctacaaaacaaatgaaagatcataataaatcattcaattcaaggctaaaagctgcaaagcagtcatcagtaattaaatagaaaaataatataaatctctAGAAAGAATGGACATAGGAAAGTaagaaaagtctcacttctaccactctttaaaagttttgattttggtttgtgtcattttaaatgctcggTCTCGTTATGCActgattttcatttttctgtggGAAAGCAGAGAGTCGGCCGGCTCAATATATAAGCGGGACAGAGCAGAATTCTCGCCATGACCACCGGCGCCAttctttgttatgagctgcagtttcagtttaaacttagtaaaggcgagctTCTTTTgtgatgatgtgtacagtgtaatcattttacatttagtggacatttgcgctgaacacgcagtgaatgcaatgcatcgagattcaggcaccttctctgaaaacactcgattgatcttggctggcggatcaacattcaccacatgatcgctgtcatctgcaccattatttgtaactttaggtggggttTGCACACCTCTGTACTTTTCACTTATCAGCTGTTTGCATATACTGCTGTCACataagctccctgtcatctgacagcggaaagccttgagtgattgactgctaatatgaaccaatatagAGGCAGGGAAGACCGATACAGcatgtttttagaaaaaaatcaaaacaggtcACACTAGAACCATCATATGCAgttgcacaaatgctcccaaatatattatgaggtagATAGATTAAATTTTGAGAtcatatgcgaccaaaatggtcacaatttcgagccctgtttaACAAAGAGTAATGGTATATAGCAGTGAGACATGGCTGTATTTCAGACATGAGGTCCCTACATTAATCCAAACTTCCCAAAATAATGAATTATCTCCTAATAGAGGTACTGAAATCATGCAGTGCAGCCGTTTACATATAGATATCTCTCAAGAAACTAAATATCAcattttctgttgtattttttcaatattgttcAGCCCTCATGTATGCTGGAGCTGTAGGAACAGCTCACCTCAGTGTTAATCCAGAGAGTATGTCCAAGGCTGAAGGCGTTCTCTTTGCCCTCCTCGCGAACGTCCACATGCTGATAGATCCCGTCTGCCACTTTCCACGTCACCGTCAAATGGTTCTCCCCTTTACTGCTGGGTCGAATCACCACGTCACCCTGGTCCATGGACTCCATCATCTTCTCCGCTTGTTTGAAGTTGATGTTGTGGAAGGACGGATGAGCAATCACACGCTTGATGTAAGCTAAAAAGAGAAAACCAAAGTCATACTTGGAtcacacacaaaataaagatAATGTATGGTCTTAAACGAAGATCAATGCTGACTGGTTCTCTGCTGTTTCTTCTTCTGCTCCTCTTCCTGTTTAACATCATCCGTCTCAGCATCAAAGTCATAATAGGTGTCTTTGGGAAGTTTCCATTCGTTGTTCTTGTCGCTCAGATCAGACGTTCTGCAAGTGAGATCCACATTGAACTTCTCGATGTCGATCTTCATGATGCGGCAGTGTACGGTCATGCCAGGCTAAATGAAGAGAAACAGGCACAAGTCTTTTGTAAGGCAAAGTATTTACAGTGAACATAATGCCAGATGATGTCAGATTAACTCACCTTGACCCTCTCCTCGGGGTGCTTGACCACTTTGTCACTAAGAAATTTAGTTGGAATGAAGCCCATGACGGCGTTATCCAACCTGGTCCTCACGCCAATGGCTTGACCAGGACAGGAGCCGCTGTCAAAGTGATTCCACACCTGGGAAATACACAACACCATGGTAAAAGCATTCACTGATGTGCAAAAGCTAAAATGACCATCTCAATTCCTTTAAAAATATAATGGGAAAGCTTCCCACCTCACTGAGCTCAGGAAAGTTGTCCTGCTGGCAAAAAGGACACTGCCAGAGTCCAGTCTCATCATTACGGATGGCCTGGTCATAACTCTCACCTTGTGGTCGTCTGTGTGCGATGTTAGTTACCACACAGGTGATCAGTTTACCTGTAGGTGCACAGAGATTCACAAAAACATCATATAATAACATCAGAAGCGCTACAAAATAGATGGATCAATATCATCTCTAAAAACAATCAGGTAGTGGCTTACCAATATAGAAAGTCTCAGGTGTCTCCTTGGTGAGCATGTTAAAGACTTCCTCTGTGTTGGGAGGTCTGTATGGAGCTCTCAGGTCTTTATATCTACAGCTGAGCTCTGCTCTAATATCATACAGTGTAATTCCCTTATTACCATAACCCtaaaaaaaagatagaaaaaTGTCTAGTTAAGTCAAGTACGTGTTCAAATCGGTTACGTTTGTAGCATTGGATAAATGCACCTGCTAACATAAAATAATGACAGTATACTCTGAAACACTGGCCCTGTATCCAATACAAGTGAGTCACAATAAACGCATGTAAAAGGAATAGATCACCAAAACTATTTAATTCATCTATCATTTACATCATCCTGCACTTGTTCCAaccctgtttgactttcttctgttgaacactgtatttacagtatactgaaaaatatttgaaaaaaatctgccaCTGTCATCCATAGTACTTTGTCTTTCTACTACTGTATGAATGTATACAGCTGCCttttctccaacattcttcagaatatcttgttttgaaagaagtttatatacatttagaaccacttgagtgagagTAATGGTGAGGAAGTTTCATTCAGGGTTCCCACATCTTCATAAACAGCTGAATAAAAAGACtttttactgaatattttactatttatttttattcagccgattatttcttagttttatttttaataaaattacaggttttcagttctgtttgttaaaaccaaaagcgccttgcagtgctgtttttgtaataaatgtaaagCAAATTATATttctctcctcccctttttggctaaTCCAAAAAATGTtccgatccatgactaaaaaactATAATGTAATCCGaaccgtgatccattacaccactactagAAACCCTGttcattttctattcatttaacATCAATGTCTTTTCAAGAGTTTGCCCTTGCGGACGATCGATTATTAAGTGTGTTTGGaatgctgtcccgggaaagagcCCTAAGCTTGTGAgttcctcgagcctggggctcccttccgttgcagggcgagaggggagtctgagctcaggtaggtctcgagaattCTCCTTCTTAATTATGAATTACCTATGGAGATTGTATGCTGATTGTATGCCTGTATGCTTTAGTTTGTCAATTTATTTGTTACATgttttggtctgtgggaggaaacctgAGTGCCCAGggaaaacacacgcaaacacggggagaacatgcaaactccacacagaaacgccgaccTGGCCAGGTAAAGtctgagccagtgacattcttgctgtgaggcaatgatgctaacCATTGGCCTTCGTGCTGCCCTGATAaggaaaggggaggagtaggggtggaaggaggattcttcaagacaaagatggctaaggtaagatgctttggttatttatagtgatttaggaatcgtctgattggtggatcttGCATTAGCTAACGAGGATCAGCTGTTATCAATCGAAAGcgcgtgctcctctcaaaatgagtttataaataaacttcacgaaTCACAAAACACATCTCATCACAAACTAGAAAAATGGCCACCAAGACTAAATCCCAAAGCTCACCTGTCTCTCCAGCTCCTCAGCGAAGGCATCCAGATCCAGATCTTTTAATCTCTCTGGGTTTTCAAGGATCTCCTCTAGTGCTCCAGCTGGGTTGGCATCTTCTGCTGATTCATCGTACTCTAGAGCATCCACCGCCATTTTACGTGCCCACTCATATGTTTCTGGGTGAACTCGAGAGCCGTCCAGAACTTCAATGTAGGAGTCAGTGCTGCATGATGAAAGATTATATCACTTCATCTATTCTGGCTGTATGCAGCATGACTCAGaagacattcacacacattatgtTTAACATCTTACCTGTCTCCAAGAGAGGCAGTGTCAATCTTGATGAATCCAGCACAGTTAATGAAGACTTTGGGCCCCATATGGCACATTGTGACCAACTGGGTTCGGTTCTCTAACCTAGTGTTGTTCTGCTTAAGAATCTGAGGAACATTGAAAATGTGCAGAAGATGATTTAATGTTCTTCACTTGAAATAAACATCAGAGAAGAGTGTATTTGAGAATGTCTCACCTTGAGCAAGTGTGAGCCTTTTCTTGGTCCGAGACCACAGATGTACTGGACCAGGCTCTGGGTATAAGGGTGAGCGATGGCTCGATTCACATCCACACCAACCTCATTCACCCGGTTTATGAACTCGCAGTAGAGCGCGCTCAGCAGTTCCTCTTTCACTACATGCTCCTGAggaacaataaaattaaaatacatacaGTGAAGACAAAATCATTAGCACTTTTaagtctttatttaatattttgtgacgttgaacagagcaaggagaattttcacagcatttcctatattTGTTTTCTGGTAAAACTCTTAATTCTTTTAGTTTGGGTGGAATAagcaattttattaatattagggTTAACATTTTTAGCATTAAGAGTTTTCCCCCCTgattagctacagaacaaaccattgctgtcTAATGACTTTAATTAATCTaacttgccaagttaacctaattaagcctttaaagggccatgaaacccccctctttcagttaaAAAAATACTTCATGATGGGCATGGAgcactgcgagcagagggaggagtgggcgtggccagcagagcaggggaaaaaaggggagcgaacaactgttgttagttggctcacaaaatgagacacaaaccgtgagaccactcatgattttatagtttacaaagttaaaatgcaaagaaataaacagtacgtaatttaatgccctgctacatttgttatttgcAGTTTCATATAGGCCTACACAAAACCACAATTTGTTACATCATCATGaagataattgtgtttatataaacactataaatgaggaagaACTCTCTCCTTATGAATCCTCGGGTGTGAATGCAGAGACAGtagatagcagtgcagcaggtctctttcccaaTCCATTTCAACCGTTTAGCCCTGCTgataatctggaggattttaaacatgtgcgaacacagcagcacggatataggcgatgtgtctgaatgctAACAAACTCAATTGATAAAGGACAAAgcctgccattctccaattctcataacGCTCTCTCAACAAAAatacttgctgcaaaccaacagctttgctgtttGGCCCTCACAGCATCGAGGGGAAAAatatgcaacaaaccctgtggatcatggaaacaaacacatgacCCTTCATGAGTGGCTAAATACTGTGTGCCGTGCACGGCCacggtctcacagcttggcaggtgtgccttgccttcggaaagcacgtgcagtcatgaataattaggAAGCAGAGTCTTCTCATAGGCAGATGAGCGCTACATCACGGATTTTGATCCctccccaaaaattattttaaacctgtaATAGGAAATTaactgacaaaagctcaaaactaTCCAGTTAATTATCCAATTAAAGcggacaggtgctaacgttgtcctAAAtgatgcttcacacacacacaaatctgttaaagtctcaaaaaaagtactcgaGGATTTCTTTAACCTTTAAATTGCCCTTAATgctgaatactattatcttgcaaaataagtagtGAAATATTATAACagcatggcaaagacaaaagaaattagttattaaaactattatttttaaaaagttttttttttttttaaacgtactAGAAAAACTGTATTTCTCCAATAAACAgcatgtgggaaatatttgaaaaaaatttatttcacaAGGAGACTAATAATGAGAATTGGCTTTGAAACAACCTTCTCAAGCATATTAAAACAGTAATTGTAAGTAAAAAGTGCTAACTAACAAACgcaaatttgcttgaaataaagtaaaatgtaaatattacactTACAAAaactaaaagttaaataaatgaaaaccatTTTCAGTTAAACtcagaatgaaaataaaaactgaaaatagaaCCAATCCCATactataaatttaaatttaatattatatattaatattaaaataacactcACAGGCATCACAACGCTGTACTTAACACAAATACAATGAGCAATTCTACAGCATTTAAGCATACAAGTCAAAAGGCAGGCCATGAGATGCAGGAATGCACTTGTACCTGCAGTGGATGCAGTTTCAAACACAGGATGTCATCATCGGTACTGCAGACTTGGGCAAACTCCACTAGTGGGTCCTGGATTTTGCGAGCCACAGACACAGCCTGCCGAAGCAGGGGTGGGTAATCCCTGAAATCCGCCTATGCGAGGAACAGCATGACAACGAAAACCTAAAAATAAGATCCTGCTTCGGTTTTATGTGCAAGATGCGTTTCTCTCACTCCACTGACCTCAGACTTCTTGCTGTTCATATAAAGCACAGCCAGTTCATTGTCCACCAACTCCACTCCCACCACAGGCAGAGAGGAGTTCTGCTCCAGCTCACTGATGGTGCGCTTGATATCCTCCATCACCATATGAGCATCActacatgcatgcaaacacaataTTAGCATGGGAAGCTCTTATGAAAGTTTAAAATCACAAATTCAGCAATGATAAACACACCGATTCTCCCCAGAAACGGCAACAACATGTGGCTTCTTACTAAGGAGGAATTTTTTGAGGTTTTCAACATCTTGttgctacaaaaaaaaacaagcagatgtgttaaaaagaTCACCTGTAATTAACAAACAACTAAGAAGTTAATAATTCTCAAGGCTTCTGCTTCTTCACCTTTTTCTCTCGCTCATCTTCTCTCCATGCATTTCTCCTCTTCAGGAAATAGGGAAGTCTGAGGAAATCCACCACTTCTCCTTCACCATTAATGAGAGAGCAGAACACTGGTGTGTCTCTACACAAACACAAGCAAACGCTATCAGATCCCATTCAAAACCATACAGAGTA
The sequence above is drawn from the Danio aesculapii chromosome 21, fDanAes4.1, whole genome shotgun sequence genome and encodes:
- the supt6h gene encoding transcription elongation factor SPT6 yields the protein MSDFIESEAEESEEEFEEKDLKPKKTQRFMEEDEEEEEENTEDQDEHGNLRGLIDDDDVEEEEEEEEQRGEPPPAGEDSDSGEEVRHRRRKRSFDDYLDDDDLDLIEENLGVKVKRRKKKYSRVKTMDDEGDDDDEKDLIADEIFTGDGDGEGEVEDGEAVDTLHPRDDEEEEDDEESDIDDFIVDDDGQPITKKKGKKFSGYTDAALQEAQEIFGGDFDFAEFDTEAYDHAEEEEEDQDDESWDRPKKQTKRRVSRRSIFEIYEPSELESSHMTDQDNEIRSTDMPERFQLRTIPVKPAEDDELEEEAEWIYRNAFSTPTISMQESTDYLDRGTTTNFSRKGPSTIAKIKEALNFMRNQHFEVPFIAFYRKEYVEPELNINDLWKVWQWDEKWTQLKTRKQNLTRLFQRMQSYQFEQISADPDKPLADSTRPLDTADMERLKDVQSIDELGDVYNHFLLYYGRDIPKMQNAAKGGKKKLKKIKEVSEEDGEEVEVEEEEEEEEQKGPDLKQASRRDMYSICQSAGLDGLAKKFGLTPEQFGENLRDSYQRHETEQFPAEPLELAKDYVCSQFNTPEAVLEGARYMVAMQIAREPLVRHVLRQTFQERAKINIKPTKKGKKDVDEAHFAYSFKYLKNKPVKELSGDQFLKMCLAEEEGLLAIDICIDLVGVKGYGDQTYFDEIKQFYYRDEFSHQVQEWNKQRTLAIERSLQQFLYPQMAKELKNKLIAEAKDNIVKSCCKKLYNWLKVAPYRPDQQVEEDDDLMDESQGKGIRVLGVAFASGRDTPVFCSLINGEGEVVDFLRLPYFLKRRNAWREDEREKKQQDVENLKKFLLSKKPHVVAVSGENRDAHMVMEDIKRTISELEQNSSLPVVGVELVDNELAVLYMNSKKSEADFRDYPPLLRQAVSVARKIQDPLVEFAQVCSTDDDILCLKLHPLQEHVVKEELLSALYCEFINRVNEVGVDVNRAIAHPYTQSLVQYICGLGPRKGSHLLKILKQNNTRLENRTQLVTMCHMGPKVFINCAGFIKIDTASLGDSTDSYIEVLDGSRVHPETYEWARKMAVDALEYDESAEDANPAGALEEILENPERLKDLDLDAFAEELERQGYGNKGITLYDIRAELSCRYKDLRAPYRPPNTEEVFNMLTKETPETFYIGKLITCVVTNIAHRRPQGESYDQAIRNDETGLWQCPFCQQDNFPELSEVWNHFDSGSCPGQAIGVRTRLDNAVMGFIPTKFLSDKVVKHPEERVKPGMTVHCRIMKIDIEKFNVDLTCRTSDLSDKNNEWKLPKDTYYDFDAETDDVKQEEEQKKKQQRTTYIKRVIAHPSFHNINFKQAEKMMESMDQGDVVIRPSSKGENHLTVTWKVADGIYQHVDVREEGKENAFSLGHTLWINTEEFEDLDEITARYVQPMAAFARDLLGHKYFHECSGGDRKKMEELLVRTKKEKPTFIPYYISACRDLPGKFLLGYQPRGKPRIEYVTITPDGFRYRSQIFPTVNGLFRWFKDHYQDPVPGVTPASSRTRTPASVNATPANINIADLTRAVNSLPRNMTSQMFNAIAAVTGQGQNPNTTPAQWASSQYGYSGGSSAGGGGGSSSAYHVFATPQQPMATPMMTPSYSYTTPGQQQAMTTPQYPSSTPQSSHGHHQHSSSTPSSSSSRVRTPQPKASSHTAVDWGKMAEQWLQEKEAERRKQKTPRMTPRPSPSPMIESTPMSIAGDATPLLDEMDR